A region of Solanum dulcamara chromosome 7, daSolDulc1.2, whole genome shotgun sequence DNA encodes the following proteins:
- the LOC129896964 gene encoding RNA polymerase sigma factor sigA-like isoform X2, which translates to MMATAAVIGLSAGKRLLSSSFYYSDLNEKLSCSSDHSLPCHQVPSVKNVITAKKSSDYSPSCVSSRKLQSAKALKEHADVASDPSDVQSWFKRFEQLQNESDDSVEVLLLLQKSMLEKQWNLSAEETLTASPQHEKNCKKMNITCSGTSARRRRMDSRQRFLGRKSSVIPTSATKPLRSIIGPELLQNRIKGYVKGVVSEELLTHTEVLQLSKKIQVGLHVEEQKSRLKERLGCEPSDDQLALSLKMSRTDLQSTLIECSLARERLSMSNVRLVMSIAQRYDNMGAEMADLVQGGLIGLLRGIEKFDPSKGYKISTYVYWWIRQGVSRTLVENSRTLRLPTHLHERLGLIRNAKMRLEEKGITPSVNNIAACLNMSQKKVRNATEYIADNHLENNPWHGVDVWAIKDEVNSLISSTLREREREIIRLYYGLDSECLTWEDISKRIGLSRERVRQVGLVALEKLKHAARKGRLDAMLIKQ; encoded by the exons ATGATGGCCACAGCAGCAGTTATTGGACTGAGTGCAGGAAAAAGACTCTTAAGTTCTTCCTTCTATTATTCTGATCTTAATGAAAAGCTATCTTGTAGCAGTGATCATAGTTTGCCCTGCCATCAGGTTCCTTCTGTTAAGAATGTGATCACAGCGAAGAAGTCATCCGATTATAGCCCCAGTTGTGTATCCAGTCGAAAACTACAATCTGCCAAGGCTCTTAAAGAGCACGCGGACGTTGCATCCGACCCTTCTGATGTGCAGTCCTGGTTTAAAAGGTTTGAACAATTGCAGAATGAAAGCGATGATTCGGTGGAGGTTCTCCTCTTGCTGCAGAAGTCCATGCTTGAAAAGCAGTGGAATCTTTCTGCTGAAGAGACATTGACTGCTTCTCCACAACATGAAAAGAACTGCAAGAAGATGAATATTACTTGCTCAGGGACATCTGCTAGGCGGAGGAGAATGGATTCTAGACAAAGATTTCTTGGTCGAAAAAGTTCAGTTATACCTACCAGTGCAACCAAGCCGCTTAGATCAATAATTGGTCCAGAGCTACTTCAAAATCGCATAAAAGGTTATGTTAAGGGTGTAGTAAGTGAAGAGCTGCTCACACACACTGAAGTGCTTCAACTATCCAAAAAGATTCAAGTTGGTCTTCATGTGGAAGAGCAAAAATCAAG GCTGAAGGAAAGACTGGGATGTGAGCCTTCTGATGATCAACTTGCTCTTTCCTTGAAAATGTCCCGTACTGATTTACAATCTACATTGATCGAGTGTTCCTTGGCAAGAGAAAGGCTTTCAATGAGCAATGTTCGTCTTGTCATGTCAATTGCTCAAAGATATGATAACATGGGTGCTGAAATGGCTGATCTTGTTCAG GGAGGCCTTATTGGACTTCTTCGTGGGATAGAGAAATTTGATCCCTCTAAAGGATACAAAATCTCAACTTACGTTTATTGGTGGATTCGCCAG GGTGTCTCCAGAACCCTGGTTGAGAATTCAAGAACCTTAAGATTGCCAACACATCTGCATGAAAGACTCGGTCTAATCCGTAATGCAAAAATGAGGCTTGAAGAGAAGGGAATAACTCCATCTGTAAAT AATATAGCTGCATGCCTGAATATGTCCCAGAAGAAAGTCAGGAATGCAACTGAG TACATCGCTGATAACCACCTGGAGAACAACCCATGGCACGGTGTTGATGTATGGGCAATTAAG GATGAAGTAAACAGTCTCATTTCATCAACTCTTAGGGAACGGGAGAGAGAGATTATCCGACTGTACTATGGTCTGGACAGTGAATGTCTCACGTGGGAGGATATTAGTAAAAG GATAGGTTTGTCCAGAGAGAGGGTCAGGCAGGTGGGATTAGTTGCACTTGAGAAACTAAAACATGCTGCAAGGAAAGGGCGTCTAGACGCAATGTTGATCAAACAGTAA
- the LOC129896964 gene encoding RNA polymerase sigma factor sigA-like isoform X1: protein MMATAAVIGLSAGKRLLSSSFYYSDLNEKLSCSSDHSLPCHQVPSVKNVITAKKSSDYSPSCVSSRKLQSAKALKEHADVASDPSDVQSWFKRFEQLQNESDDSVEVLLLLQKSMLEKQWNLSAEETLTASPQHEKNCKKMNITCSGTSARRRRMDSRQRFLGRKSSVIPTSATKPLRSIIGPELLQNRIKGYVKGVVSEELLTHTEVLQLSKKIQVGLHVEEQKSRLKERLGCEPSDDQLALSLKMSRTDLQSTLIECSLARERLSMSNVRLVMSIAQRYDNMGAEMADLVQGGLIGLLRGIEKFDPSKGYKISTYVYWWIRQGVSRTLVENSRTLRLPTHLHERLGLIRNAKMRLEEKGITPSVNNIAACLNMSQKKVRNATEVSSKVYSLDREAFPSLNGLPGETLHSYIADNHLENNPWHGVDVWAIKDEVNSLISSTLREREREIIRLYYGLDSECLTWEDISKRIGLSRERVRQVGLVALEKLKHAARKGRLDAMLIKQ from the exons ATGATGGCCACAGCAGCAGTTATTGGACTGAGTGCAGGAAAAAGACTCTTAAGTTCTTCCTTCTATTATTCTGATCTTAATGAAAAGCTATCTTGTAGCAGTGATCATAGTTTGCCCTGCCATCAGGTTCCTTCTGTTAAGAATGTGATCACAGCGAAGAAGTCATCCGATTATAGCCCCAGTTGTGTATCCAGTCGAAAACTACAATCTGCCAAGGCTCTTAAAGAGCACGCGGACGTTGCATCCGACCCTTCTGATGTGCAGTCCTGGTTTAAAAGGTTTGAACAATTGCAGAATGAAAGCGATGATTCGGTGGAGGTTCTCCTCTTGCTGCAGAAGTCCATGCTTGAAAAGCAGTGGAATCTTTCTGCTGAAGAGACATTGACTGCTTCTCCACAACATGAAAAGAACTGCAAGAAGATGAATATTACTTGCTCAGGGACATCTGCTAGGCGGAGGAGAATGGATTCTAGACAAAGATTTCTTGGTCGAAAAAGTTCAGTTATACCTACCAGTGCAACCAAGCCGCTTAGATCAATAATTGGTCCAGAGCTACTTCAAAATCGCATAAAAGGTTATGTTAAGGGTGTAGTAAGTGAAGAGCTGCTCACACACACTGAAGTGCTTCAACTATCCAAAAAGATTCAAGTTGGTCTTCATGTGGAAGAGCAAAAATCAAG GCTGAAGGAAAGACTGGGATGTGAGCCTTCTGATGATCAACTTGCTCTTTCCTTGAAAATGTCCCGTACTGATTTACAATCTACATTGATCGAGTGTTCCTTGGCAAGAGAAAGGCTTTCAATGAGCAATGTTCGTCTTGTCATGTCAATTGCTCAAAGATATGATAACATGGGTGCTGAAATGGCTGATCTTGTTCAG GGAGGCCTTATTGGACTTCTTCGTGGGATAGAGAAATTTGATCCCTCTAAAGGATACAAAATCTCAACTTACGTTTATTGGTGGATTCGCCAG GGTGTCTCCAGAACCCTGGTTGAGAATTCAAGAACCTTAAGATTGCCAACACATCTGCATGAAAGACTCGGTCTAATCCGTAATGCAAAAATGAGGCTTGAAGAGAAGGGAATAACTCCATCTGTAAAT AATATAGCTGCATGCCTGAATATGTCCCAGAAGAAAGTCAGGAATGCAACTGAG GTAAGCAGCAAGGTGTATTCACTTGACAGGGAAGCATTTCCCTCTTTAAATGGTCTGCCCGGAGAAACTCTCCATAGT TACATCGCTGATAACCACCTGGAGAACAACCCATGGCACGGTGTTGATGTATGGGCAATTAAG GATGAAGTAAACAGTCTCATTTCATCAACTCTTAGGGAACGGGAGAGAGAGATTATCCGACTGTACTATGGTCTGGACAGTGAATGTCTCACGTGGGAGGATATTAGTAAAAG GATAGGTTTGTCCAGAGAGAGGGTCAGGCAGGTGGGATTAGTTGCACTTGAGAAACTAAAACATGCTGCAAGGAAAGGGCGTCTAGACGCAATGTTGATCAAACAGTAA